tctctcctttttctttttgttgtttctctccttccattattttctgttttcattctctcctcccttcattctttcttccctctctttcatcctttctttcattcttttttccttctaattcttttcccttattctttcttgcCCTTTCTTCCtacctgtttttcttctttctttcttactttcttccttccttcctttctttctttctttttttttttcaaagaatgaatgaaacatcattcttttttttccctttttcttactttttttcctttctctcctttatattttctttcacacattccttcatcttcccttcctttctttattaatttcaaagaatgatggaaaccttattctttctttctttcattatttctaattctttcatccttcttttattattttttctttctttgatttgatttttttccttcaaaattttttttacttcattttcccctcattttttCCTCGCAATTCATCTCTTTCCtgtcctcttttctttctttcctttattcttttgttcaccctcccttccttttctttataatttgttttcacaagtatcaaaaaatcaacaaagacTAGGCTAGCtacacaatcatgacaatgttaTAACATTTGAGTTTTGTGTAGCCTACTTTGATTCAATCCGCTCGTCCATTGttctttgtcgattgtcccgtatttcattttgtgaaatctgggcTGGTCACCCCCTCTTGTCGCGAGCAAAATTAGTGAAATTGCAGTCTGGAAATTAATGTTAATGTTAGAAATGGTACTTAGACTAGTTAGCCTTGCCCTTACTAGGCATGTCGACAAGTCACGCCAGCAGCAGTAGactaaattaataaatacaaaTCTGCTGATTTATCGGTCTACGCCAGCGGCACCTGCCTCACGTCGACACGGCCTGACCTCGGCCGTTTTATTTTTGAGATAACCCAGTCCCATATGCTAAATATTGTGTTAGTGTGGTCAACCGGCGCTGGCGACatcgacaattttttttcaaccagtCCATGTAAACTTAGGATACATCCACTCACTCACCCTTATAAATATTAGAAACTTACCTCCGAATTGCTGAGTTGCTGCCAGTAGTTGCCTGATGTTACTATCCATTTTGACAGCAAAAGATAAAGAATTTGCATACTTCTTGGCCGCGGGTCTCGCCTTGCCCTTGGCAACGAAAAATTGTTTAATACCTATACCGTACCCACAATGCAACATAAATTTTGTACGCAGGAAAGGACGGTTTCACGAGACTGTCACAATACAAGGACATCTTCATGACTAAACGCGAGTTCGAGGCTAGTtattatgaggcgccgaatgtaccaatattatatagaacaattatttgttatataatcattatttattaaataataactattatttatatataatttacattttatttgtaaataactactattatataaaatatcatttctaattatttatatataattccaagtaatacttcattatttgtaaataataatagttcgacattccattatttataaataatgattatttgtttttcattatttataaataatgattatttgtttttcattatttataaataatgattatttgtttttcattatttacaaataatgattatttgtttttcattatttataaataatgattatttgtttttaattatttataaataatgattatttgtttttcattatttataaataatttgttgagttttccattatttataaataatgattatttgttaaataatgaaaacgtctacttcattatttataaataattttttcgagtgcaccattattctcattatttataaataatcattatttaatgttcgagttttccattatttataaataaagattatttgttaaataatgaaatatctacttcattatttataaataataattttgtttcaatatccattatttataaataatcattatttataaacaatttttacagtttgccattatatacaaataatcattatttatatacaaataaacattatttattaaataatgccattatttattaaataatggaaaactcgctataacatgcaaatgtgggaccgcccatgatatgaatattcatgatgcgatttcctttttcgtgatttttcttcacaaatttttgtccatttcctcttcataatgacatttcttgaagcaattttctagggatatggtctgattgtaatattcttcattttctatataaccttgtcttcgtagaaatatcaaaaagtgtaattttatacgatttttcctacagttcacaatccccataggcgcgcgtgtatcgtagggacaaccggtgaatcgacggagtgctcttcatcgaaatactacgttggttggtccccggaagtggcgggcggaatttagcccgaatcctcgatggaagtcgatcaagtgcatatgagctgagagagtgaaatatcagtgtacttgtacaggcccttctactttttataaatatttattgttgccttttttgttaagttaatttttcctggtgtagagataagtttcagttctaataatgcacttcaaatacattttggagtgtctgtttgaggcgtttggggcgatttcaccctggccccaaaatgctcgcaacgacaatacggggccatggtgacccctaaatttttaaaaacttatttttctattgaaaattatcacaaaattcaccaaaagtgtgcacgaaagccttcgtatttcacttttaaaactccaaaaagtgcccaaatgacaagcttggtcgcttcgctgtgtcgctttcaacttgagaacgtttacgcgtctgcttccccccccccctcctccgaaagaaattctgtatacggccatgctctaaagagcctggcacattgatttatgtatacttcattttcattatttttatctcattatcaacatggccttacgcagaatttttaccgggggggggggggggggagcagctaggacccgcgtaaagtttctccaaaaaatcttgaaagcgagacagcgaggcgaccaagctcaaatgaaaagcttggtcgcttcgcttttttaagatttttatgagaaagtttacgcgcgtcctgctcccccaccccccccccccccccggaaaaaattctgcgtaaggccatgatgataatgagataaaaataatgaaaatgaagtatacataaatcaatgtgccaggctctttagagcatggccgtatacagaatttctttcggaggggggtgggggggaaGCAGctacgcgtaaacgttctcaagttgaaagcgacacagcgaagcgaccaagcttgtcatttgggcactttttggagttttaaaagtgaaatacgaaggctttcgtgcacacttttggtgaattttgtgataattttcaatagaaagataagtttttaaaaatttaggggtcaccATCATggccccgtattgtcgttgcgagcattttggggccagggtgaaatcgccccaaacgcctcaaacagacactccaaaatgtatttgaagtgcattattagaactgaaacttatctctacaccaggaaaaattaacttaacaaaaaaagcaacaataaatatttataaaaagtagaagggcctgtacaagtacactgatatttcactctctcagctcatatgcacttgatcgacttccatcgaggattcgggctaaattccgcccgccacttccggggaccaaccaacgtagtatttcgatgaagagcactccgtcgattcaccggttgtccctacgatacacgcgcgcctatggggattgtgaactgtaggaaaaatcgtataaaattacactttttgatatttctacgaagacaaggttatatagaaaatgaagaatattacaatcagaccatatccctagaaaattgcttcaagaaatgtcattatgaagaggaaatggacaaaaatttgtgaagaaaaatcacgaaaaaggaaatcgcatcatgaatattcatatcatgggcggtcccacatttgcatgttatagcgagttttccattatttaataaataatggcattatttaataaataatggcattatttaataaataatggttatttgtatataaataatgattatttgtatataatggcaaactgtaaaaattgtttataaataatgattatttataaataatggatattgaaacaaaattattatttataaataatgaagtagatatttcattatttaacaaataatctttatttataaataatggaaaactcgaacattaaataatgattatttataaataatgagaataatggtgcactcgaaaaaattatttataaataatgaagtagacgttttcattatttaacaaataatcattatttataaataatggaaaactcaacaaattatttataaataatgaaaaacaaataatcattatttataaataatgaaaaacaaataatcattatttataaataatgaaaaacaaataatcattatttataaataatgaaaaacaaataatcattatttgtaaataatgaaaaacaaataatcattatttataaataatgaaaaacaaataatcattatttataaataatggaatgtcgaactattattatttacaaataatgaagtattacttggaattatatataaataattagaaatgatattttatataatagtagttatttacaaataaaatgtaaattatatataaataatagttattatttaataaataatgattatataacaaataattgttctatataatattggtacattcggcgcctcataagtTCTAGCCGTTCTAGCAGTAGCATATGAGTAGTAGCGAGCTCTCCGATCCGCTCCGCGCACTCTCGCTGGATTCAACAataaagttttgtgaaatataactttcgACCTACGGTGGTTTTGTGACGTGAGCTAGCTAGCAAGAAAAGGCCTGccctaaaaaaaaactagatcTTGTGAAGGCTGAAATTGAGGTTGAATTTAAACTTAAATTCGACTCCATTAAAGATAACAGATTAATATATTGTTTGAATCTGTTGGAGATAACAATTTACAGCAGAATGTCTACATTTGGACCTCCAAAGAAGAAGGAAACGACTTCGAACAATAAAGACAGCAGGGGAAAATCTACCAATCAAGCAGGCGATGGAAAACGCACGGGGAGTTCTGGGGGAGCTTTCGGGTCTGGAGCCGCTAAACCCTCGCAAAGGCTAAATCCTAAGACAGTTGATCCAGTGAGTGAGGCAACtaacttaataataatatagtgtTATGGTTCAGCTTTTTTTTGCGGGGTTTGTATAGACTTGATTAAAATGAATTCTAGACATTATCAGCTGATTATGCTTAACTAAAAAAATtagatctattctaagttagatctaaagACAAAGTTAGAAAAAATAGAAACTTAGAGTCTTAGTTAGATCAGACTAACAGTAACACTAACTAGTAACTAACactatggcagtgtatcctattgccggacacctttatttcagtgctttaaaaatgacaactagaggaaatacaatcaagaaaaattcacacttgctattccaaatattctgaaaattatgaatatggtaaaattattttatatttaccaaccattttctttgcatcgcacttgccgcatacccctccacgaaaaacagttattttcgtgcgtgacaaattacatcatgattccggacgcggacgggtaaagatattcttgattataatgatgttagaacaaatttgtgtgattttttcttcttatatcatatcatgagtaaattctaagtttttgtttgctgtttttatatcaattctgagcagatgttggtaataaattcgtgtttgataacttattttattttttcttgttagatGCATGTTTCATTGAACTTTCCAATATTATgctcgttcgtatcgtgacgttcatcaagttctatcgatgcgctgccgatcgtcgacggctatactcacggtaaacctcgcgcacgggtaccttgagaactagccgtcgacgatcacccacaatacaccacacctcatcattcgatcgaaggagcggacgagattgaaattcggcagaTCAGACCCATATTTCcgttgaaaatatatcaattgttaatgcaaaactatgttatttgatatttcaagcattttctgtcattttagagataaataaggtaaaagtttgatttttttgccttgTTTGCAATcctgttctatgtattgctctgtgaaattgaatcgcggaagtcttacggtacgaaattgttttcgaacgcagtaatatgcgcgtccggaatcataatagtgtccggtaatacaatacgtgactatactactactggatctggatgtatacGATGCAGGGCCCTCCTGGGCATAAACGCATCGGGTACTTGACCTTGACCAGGTACTTGTTAATTGTTATTATACTAATAAGTAACAAGTAACAGTTAGAACTTAGATAGATGTTTTCTATGCCATACAGCCTGAAAATGAAATGCTGAATTGATATCAAAATCCATCATAGTGATCATACCCCACAAAAATCAAAATGCCTAactagtagttacagtagtacCACTCTAGACCATGGCATAATCAGACTATATGTCAAAGTCAAAAGAATATGAAGACTGCAATTTTTGCGTTGTCTTGAGTCATCAAAGACAGTCTTTCATGAACTTTTAAATACCAAAAGATGGTATGAAAGAAATTTATAAAAGGAGAGTATACATTATTGAACAGATTATGCATGGATTGGTTGACATTTCTCCAATTTCTTCTTCAATGAAATACTAATAGTGTTGCCACTTGCCAAACTGTAGGAGTTTGACTGATCATTGCCGTGGCGTGGACTgagatttgaaaagaaaattaaatgttctTTAATTAGACTTAGAGACTTAAGATTTTTGTCACCATTATTCATCAGTTGACTTGAACTAGATCTTAATGCTAATCAAATTTTCTTGTGCTGCAGCCATTTAACACTTGATCTTCTGAATGTTATTATAATGCCAATGGTTGGAGATTTATTGTCGGTTTTAACGAGGATTTTCCAAAAGTGGGAGCAAATTTTCCTGAGGAAtagttgacaagcaaaaaaaacaaaaattttactGGATTCTCCgaaattggaagtcatttcgtCCACatgaaaattgacaagcaaaaaaaaaaggttcctcacttgtgtatgaacggCATTTTCCCATTCAAAATATATGCTGTAACTTTCAGAGGGGGGCACACTCGTGTAAGAacagcatatttacattaaaaatattgactaaAAAAAGACTATGGCTTTCAAAAGGGAGGCCACGGGCCGGATGTGTCCCCCCCTGGATTTAACTTTTAATAGCAAGACCAAATCAAAAATAGAACTAAGTTGAGAGAGGGGTTAATTTCTTAAAACTTAGCCAAAATTTAATAGTTTCAACCCAGCTTTATCTGATTTGATTTTGGTTATGAAGcaaatatgaatttaaaaaacacCTAAATAAATTGAGTTTCCATTGaaacattcatttcaattttttgctgTTTTTTAGAGAGTTGCTTGATCGAatacttttgtttgtttttcaataGTGGAGAGAAACAATAGATCTCAGCCATCCCTCTGAGGCTGTGCGACCCTTTCCCCTATCTCCTTGTACCTTCTTCCATCATACCGATATTAAACTTAGACTGAAATTTTCTGTCTGTTCAAGAAATCTCATCCTTCACAGATGATAGGATTCCTTATAATCACTAATAATTTACTAGACCAGAACAAGAACAAATTATTAGCCATTCAGAGGCTATAATTTAAGAACCACTTGGCttaaaattttgttgattttcttgATTTCAAGTACATTGAGCTTGTTTTCTTCTGTTTAAAATACATTTGCAAATACTGTCATAACAATTACACAAGTACACTGTAGCTCCGCCACCAGCTTCTGCTAGTCCTAGTCTCCTAGATTTGTATGTACAACAATCTATGGGATACACAAAACAGACAGAAATTTTTGTGGTCCAATTCAATCCTCTATTTCTAATCTTACCTCTCTTTTTACCAATTTCAGTTCACAAACCAGAAAAAGGCGAAATCAGCATTTGAGACTGTGTATGTCAGTGGAGGGGTACCTTGCAGGTATGATCCAAAAAAATGTGTTCATAAGTGTACAATACATTGATTGAAGAAACGTTGTGTCTTCAGAACGTTTTTTTGCAGGATACTTACAATATAACATATTTGGCGTTCCATGTTCACAAACTGTACACAAGAAGGTTTTTCCCTCGTGAATTTATAATCAATTACATGCAACCTTTGCAATGTTTGCTTTACTCAGCTTACCGGTAGATATAAAATAGAAATGCAGGAGGAAAGATATGAGCCAATTGTCTATTCGAACCGGGTGGTTTCGCAACAAAGCCTATGGTAAGGACAGAATTCTGTAGTCAACAGGTTAAGTGGGTGGAGTACTTATTATATTACCATATCCCTCCCTTGTTGAACTGGATCAAGAATAATTTTTAGGATTTATGGCTCTCAGTTTTTACCGTTATAGGTGTCTGAAATTATCatctctcatttttattttgtactaCATTATGAGAGATGAATACACAATGTATGTTATGAATTAAAATTACATAATTTCATGCAGTATTATTATTTGAGTATTTGGTTGTGATATTTTgggattatcatcataatgtACACTTGCACAAACAGCACAGTCCTATTGTGGTAGGATATTTTATAAAATCATATTAAgactttgatatcaatattaaaCTGATGTATTTCAACATATTTGTTCAGGATATACATACGTACTATTTAAAATGAGACTGGATATCATAATTCCATGCTCATTGATAATGTAGAACGTGAAGTTTTAATTAAaccattttcatataaaatgaacTGTGCATATTATCAATGAATAACGTGGTATACTATGTAAATTTGTGGAGCAATTTTCTCTAATTCCATGATTTGTCATTTCAATTACCAAAGGTATAAGCACAATACTTTCATAGTCATGTAGCATGGAGTTTAACtccatgcatgtacatgtaggtttcatGCAACCAGTGACTTTCTCAAGTTTGTGATTTCATCTGTGAATATTTTACTACCGGTTTGGATATAATTTGTACTGTTTTAAAGtgcaaatttgaaaattcaagaataaaggaattaaggaaatatatttcattgtaaCTTGTTCCCAAACCAAGTTTGATTTCATAATACTGTACATAAATAAAGTTGAAACAATTGTTTTGAGATTCTTATGTAAAGAAAACTATTGGAGAGTAATCAATTATTTGTATAGTTGATGTACTGTATGTTTTTGAAATaggaattcaatatttttttactgctGTTTGACTTGATAagataaaacttaaaaaaaaacaattgaatgcatttcatataaattagtTATTGATCTGTGTGTTTGTTCACACATTTTGCAGGCTAGTGCATGGTTCAGTGAAGCATAAACTTCAATGGGAAAGTAACCCAGAAGATATTCCTTTTGATCCAGTACTGCTTACACTAGCAGAGGTAAGTAATGTCTTCCATTATGTTTCATGTGTTCTTACTTTACAGGATCaaggaagggaagaaaaagaagaggaaatggaagaagaaaagagataTGTTTAAGAAAAGGGTGGGTCGTGGTTGACTTGATAATGATGGAAGAGAGTCAAATTTTACCTTGAAACATTCTTATGATTCGTCTTTTTTATATGTTCATTACAAATTGTTAatacaatgataataaattagATATTACCCTTTTCCGATATTTTAACTTTAAGATTACATTCATTCTTGCAGGGTTTGAAGGAATTCAAACATCCATACCAGTTTGTGGCTCAGCAAGGTTTCAAAGAGTTGCTCCAAGTATCAGATGCAGATATAAAAGCTGTACCCCTTCTCTCCAAGCTTATTCCACCGCTCCGTGCAGCCTTGGTGAGTCTCTTTTGAGATCTCTCCTGCCTTCCATCAAGATTCCCCTATCTTTCTCTTTTGCATTCTCTCTTTACCTCCCAGTAAGTTCTCTGTAAGACTCTCCCTCTGTTCCTCTTTTCTATTTctcaccttttctctctccctcgtTCTTTCTCTCCATCTGTCATTTACTTTCCTTCCATGTGTTTGTCTCTATCAATCTGTCCTGtctgttgccccccccccccccctctctctctctctctcttgtctaTCTATCCCTTTCTTTCCATCTGTATCTCTCTTTTCCTTAAGTCATATATCATTGTCGGTTCAGAAACACCCTTATGCAATGCACTTATGTGTGCTTCTAAGGGTGTTTTTGCATGCATGCAAAAACACAATACACAAAAGTAGTGTTCAGGGTGTTCTTGTACAGACATGACAATGTATCCACCAAAATATAATTGTGCTATCTTCCTTTGATAttgaatcataatttttttttctcttaaaacAGGATCATTTTGTTAGTTGGGCTGATTTCATTACATAAAGTTTGAAATATAAGAACTATTTTGTTAGCATAGATTCATGCTGCAGTTACTTATTTTGTTGAGCACCAGATTGAAAAAACATTACCGGAACATTATCACATACCGTTTTTTAGATTGGCCAACTCATACATAGTTAATTCCATTTGCAAGAAAATATGGTTGCTGATTTATTGAAGTCTAGTTGTGTGCATTATTCATTGTAAAAATTACTCAGCAATTCAGTCATATGGCTTCAGTTCAAATGAATCTTTAATTAATAAATTACCATTATAATCTTTAATTGCATGTATACATGCATTGTGTAACGTTGTTGAAAATCGTTTCTCTGTTCTGCTATGGTTGTCAACCTATTTATGTCTGGTTGTATTTCGTAGTTTTATTAATTGTAAAGATGACTTTGCAATTCAGCCTTATGGTTGTAAGTGAATCTCTGATAAATTCTTTCCCATCACAATATTTAGTTCCATGTACATTTATCAAGTAATGTTTTTAATCATAATGTCCAAtttatattctgattttttaaattctattaTTAGGGTTCAAGCAATGATTCTGTATATCTTGGGGCAGTTGTTGCATTAGTTGACCTCAGTAGAGCAGTTGGTCCTCATCTTAACTCACATCTCAAGTCAGTACTTTCCTATGTAAGTAATAATATCaggattttttatttatttaaagatTGTGATCAGATCTCATAATTGTAACTCAAGATGCTACACAtacaagaaacaaaaaagggatatagAAACATTACATAAAAGATAAGGATGAAATCAGAGCTTAATACTTATATTCCTTTGAGAAAAGTTAGTGCTTAACTCTTGATCGGAAACCTGATGACTGCTCATATTCCTAATACTACTATATAGAGATTTTCTTCCATAAAACTTGGACCAAAAGGGTGAAAGCCCAATATCCACACTACATGGTCCAGTTGTGCAGAATCGATCACTAGGATGGTAGATGTGGAAGATCACAAAGAATGATAATACGTAAAGTTCTCTTGTACTTTTAAAGATGTTTACTGACAATTACTAGTGTTATACCAGATTAtatgttgatttcaataaagtatTTTGTATAAAGTTGACATGTTTACTGTTGATCggatgtgagaaaaaaaaatcttgtcttcatgttattttcacACCTTAATTGcctttattatacatgtagctatcaAAGCACCAGAATGATAAGAAGTTCAAGGAAAAAATTTACTCAGCTCTACAAGAAATAGAACAAAACTGTGGAAGGGTAAGTAAAAGCGACCCCACCCCTCttataattaattttgggggaaaaaaagtgAATATATGTAATGTAGGAACAAAGGTCAAGCAGActatgaagaaaaaacattacAGAACTTGCCAAACTGGAAggtttattattcttttttttttttttttttgctgttaaACTGTATATTTACAAGTAGTATTTGCAAGTTTCATTGTAATCAGGAGATCACCTTAAATTCCATTTTGGGGCACATGAACCTGTATCTGCTTATTATTAGATTAAGGGCCAGCTCTTACAGAGTGTGTATTCCTACAAAAACTTAGTttcataagttttttttatttctaggAACCTGTGATGGCACAATGAATGATCccgcataagaaaggttcaccactCGTTCTTAAAGAtgaatgaaagtagttgcagtaaacactgatttcacgagaaagtcagtaaaaccaggcttaattgtcactatatcatcgaggatctagatctggtacagttacataaactgaactttgtgaaatcttgaaatttacgctgaaaaatgttcacactgaagatcaccaacacagataagcgcacgtgggacagtgtattattattgctttgaatgtcggcctGACGCTTGACCCcaaatcctgtgcttatttgctaatttctcagcaattacacaatttcttccagaattctttggcacatattttttatttatacagacactttggtggtcatttcattggattctgtacgaactcattttgaaatcattaccacaactggcatttatctttaaagtcactcttaacttacagacagctttatgaaacacccatctgtATGTAGTATGCTATATCATTTCA
The genomic region above belongs to Lytechinus pictus isolate F3 Inbred chromosome 12, Lp3.0, whole genome shotgun sequence and contains:
- the LOC129273536 gene encoding PACRG-like protein, whose protein sequence is MSTFGPPKKKETTSNNKDSRGKSTNQAGDGKRTGSSGGAFGSGAAKPSQRLNPKTVDPFTNQKKAKSAFETVYVSGGVPCRLVHGSVKHKLQWESNPEDIPFDPVLLTLAEGLKEFKHPYQFVAQQGFKELLQVSDADIKAVPLLSKLIPPLRAALGSSNDSVYLGAVVALVDLSRAVGPHLNSHLKSVLSYLSKHQNDKKFKEKIYSALQEIEQNCGRESVPIIKSKIPTYTSIT